The proteins below come from a single Edaphobacter acidisoli genomic window:
- the preA gene encoding NAD-dependent dihydropyrimidine dehydrogenase subunit PreA: MPDMSRTTQPDLSINFAGIKSPNPFWLASAPPTNSGEQIMRAFDAGWGGAVWKTIGEPITNVSSRYSSIDWNGQRMMGFNNIELISDRPLEDNLREITEVKKRYPSNAVVVSLMVESRREAWHTIVQQAEDAGADGLELNFGCPHGMSERGMGSAVGQVPEYAEMITAWVKEKAKTPVIIKLTPNITDIRSVARAAKGGGADALSAINTINSITGIDLNTFIPAPNVGGKSSHGGYCGPAVKPIALNMVHQVMSDPEAALPISGIGGIGTWRDAVEFILLGAGTVQVCTAAMHYGYRIVEDMIDGLQTWMTEKHFAGIEAFRGLSIPKVTSWKHLDLNYKIVAHINEQKCIGCDLCYTACWDGAHQCIHLDRVSGPVNGHVELHKKPADIQNETRSSIAVTPIPKLDPPKSAQEPYPTPLARIPRVDETECVGCNLCSLVCPVEDCITMVEVKTGLHPESWDERTTTTLTGKN, encoded by the coding sequence ATGCCTGACATGTCCAGGACCACGCAACCCGATCTCTCCATCAACTTCGCAGGAATCAAGTCCCCGAACCCCTTTTGGCTCGCCTCTGCACCACCAACCAACTCAGGCGAGCAAATCATGCGCGCCTTCGATGCAGGCTGGGGTGGCGCAGTCTGGAAGACCATCGGCGAACCGATCACCAACGTCTCCTCCCGCTACTCCTCCATCGACTGGAACGGCCAGCGCATGATGGGCTTCAACAACATCGAGCTCATCAGCGACCGCCCGCTCGAAGACAACCTCCGCGAGATCACCGAAGTCAAGAAGCGCTACCCGAGCAACGCTGTTGTCGTATCGCTCATGGTCGAATCGCGCCGCGAGGCATGGCACACCATCGTTCAGCAGGCTGAAGACGCAGGCGCTGACGGACTCGAACTTAACTTCGGTTGCCCTCATGGCATGAGCGAACGTGGCATGGGCTCGGCTGTAGGCCAAGTGCCCGAGTACGCCGAAATGATTACCGCTTGGGTAAAGGAGAAGGCGAAGACTCCAGTCATCATCAAGCTCACACCCAACATCACCGACATCCGCAGCGTTGCTCGCGCAGCGAAAGGCGGCGGCGCAGATGCACTCTCCGCAATCAACACCATCAACTCCATCACCGGCATCGATCTCAATACATTCATTCCCGCACCAAACGTCGGTGGCAAATCCTCGCATGGCGGCTATTGCGGCCCTGCAGTCAAACCGATCGCACTCAACATGGTCCATCAGGTCATGAGCGATCCCGAAGCCGCGCTGCCAATCTCTGGCATCGGCGGTATCGGCACATGGCGCGACGCAGTTGAATTCATTCTGCTCGGTGCGGGGACGGTTCAGGTATGCACTGCTGCGATGCACTACGGCTATCGCATCGTCGAGGACATGATCGACGGCCTCCAAACCTGGATGACAGAAAAGCACTTTGCAGGCATCGAAGCCTTCCGCGGCTTGAGCATACCCAAAGTCACCAGTTGGAAGCATCTCGACCTGAACTACAAGATTGTGGCGCACATCAACGAACAGAAGTGCATCGGCTGCGACCTTTGCTACACAGCATGTTGGGATGGCGCGCACCAGTGCATCCACCTCGATCGCGTCAGCGGCCCGGTAAACGGTCACGTTGAACTGCATAAGAAGCCTGCTGACATCCAGAACGAGACTCGAAGCAGCATCGCTGTTACACCAATCCCAAAGCTCGATCCACCGAAGTCCGCCCAAGAGCCTTATCCCACGCCGCTCGCACGTATCCCGCGTGTAGACGAAACCGAATGTGTCGGCTGCAACCTCTGCTCGCTCGTATGTCCCGTTGAAGACTGCATCACCATGGTCGAAGTAAAGACTGGCCTTCACCCCGAGTCATGGGACGAGCGCACTACAACTACTCTTACCGGAAAGAACTGA
- a CDS encoding FAD-dependent oxidoreductase, whose product MHDLPQQNAEIARRFPDLHPPFASQAAVIEANRCLNCFDAPCTAACPTHIDVPRFIKKIASGNLRGSALSILDANVLAASCSRVCPVQVLCEGACVMHRYNKQPIAIGRLQRYSMDAFHSSHGTLPRKSLEEHPQRIACLGAGPASLAAAAELRQRGYQVTVFDKRPQPGGLNTYGVAEYKLPLPDSLREIKLIEDLGVKFRFGVEIGRDIALEDIGQQFDYIFLGVGLGEMHKLDIPGGDHPAVIDALEFIANYKTGRTTGVQGDVVVIGAGNTAIDAANASTRLGAKRVTILYRRTQAHISAFDFEYEHAKDEGVAFHWLTQPVAVNSSNGKLTSIECTRMDIANDGTLHPVANSNFRVDCDIVIPAIGQSPLVEFLSKLSNVRIEKGRVLVDRATGQTSNPKYFAGGDCINGGREVVDAVADGKRAGIAIAKALEAAHA is encoded by the coding sequence ATGCACGACCTGCCACAACAAAACGCCGAGATAGCACGACGGTTCCCGGACCTGCATCCACCGTTCGCGTCACAGGCAGCCGTTATCGAAGCCAACCGCTGCCTCAACTGCTTCGACGCGCCCTGCACCGCGGCCTGCCCGACGCACATCGACGTGCCGCGCTTTATCAAGAAGATTGCCAGCGGCAACCTCCGCGGCTCGGCGCTCAGCATCCTCGACGCAAACGTACTAGCTGCAAGTTGTTCGCGCGTCTGCCCCGTACAGGTGCTCTGCGAAGGCGCCTGCGTCATGCATCGCTACAACAAACAACCCATCGCCATCGGCAGACTGCAGCGCTATAGCATGGATGCCTTTCACTCCAGTCATGGCACACTACCAAGAAAATCGCTCGAAGAGCATCCGCAGAGAATCGCTTGTCTCGGAGCAGGTCCAGCCTCGCTCGCTGCTGCAGCCGAGCTGAGACAACGCGGCTATCAGGTCACAGTCTTCGACAAAAGACCACAGCCAGGCGGCCTCAATACCTACGGTGTAGCCGAGTACAAACTTCCGCTTCCCGACAGCTTGCGCGAGATCAAACTCATCGAAGACTTAGGAGTCAAATTTCGCTTCGGGGTCGAGATCGGAAGAGATATCGCACTCGAAGATATCGGGCAGCAATTCGATTACATCTTCCTCGGCGTAGGCCTCGGTGAAATGCACAAGCTCGACATCCCTGGCGGTGACCACCCCGCTGTCATCGACGCTCTCGAATTTATCGCGAACTACAAGACCGGCCGCACAACCGGCGTTCAAGGAGATGTCGTCGTCATCGGCGCAGGCAACACGGCCATCGATGCTGCGAATGCCTCTACACGGCTCGGCGCAAAGAGGGTCACGATCCTCTACCGCCGCACACAAGCGCACATCTCAGCATTCGATTTCGAATACGAGCACGCGAAGGATGAGGGTGTCGCGTTCCACTGGCTCACACAACCCGTCGCAGTCAACTCATCGAATGGAAAGCTTACCTCCATTGAATGCACTCGCATGGATATAGCCAACGACGGCACTCTGCATCCAGTGGCAAACTCCAACTTCCGCGTCGACTGCGATATCGTTATCCCGGCAATCGGCCAGTCGCCACTGGTGGAGTTTCTCTCAAAGCTCAGCAACGTGCGCATCGAAAAGGGTCGTGTATTAGTTGATCGAGCAACCGGGCAAACGAGCAATCCTAAATATTTCGCGGGCGGCGATTGCATCAACGGGGGCCGCGAAGTCGTCGATGCCGTGGCCGACGGCAAGCGCGCAGGCATTGCCATCGCCAAAGCACTGGAGGCCGCACATGCCTGA
- a CDS encoding nitrilase-related carbon-nitrogen hydrolase gives MSRIVRCSLVQATSIPHEGKSLAAVKQTMIDKHVEYIRQAAAAGSQIVCLQEIFYGPYFCAEQTIRWYDSTEPIPNGPTTKLMQSLAKELRIAIIMPIYEIEAEGVYYNTAAVIDGNGNYLGKYRKTHIPHVAPGFWEKFYFRPGNLGFPVFDLGFCKIGIYICYDRHFPEGARALGLNGAEIVFNPSATVAGLSEYLWKLEQPAHAAANGYFVGAINRVGTEAPWNIGEFYGQSYFCDPRGQIVAQASRDKDEVLTADLDLDKIAEVRKTWQFYRDRRPDMYGELVKP, from the coding sequence ATGTCCCGCATCGTCCGATGTTCTCTGGTTCAGGCCACAAGCATTCCGCACGAGGGCAAATCACTGGCCGCGGTCAAGCAAACCATGATCGACAAACACGTCGAGTACATCCGGCAAGCCGCAGCAGCAGGTTCGCAGATCGTCTGCCTGCAGGAGATCTTCTACGGCCCCTACTTCTGCGCCGAGCAGACCATCCGCTGGTACGACTCAACCGAGCCCATCCCTAATGGCCCGACGACAAAGCTCATGCAGTCGCTCGCCAAGGAGCTGCGCATCGCCATCATCATGCCCATCTATGAGATCGAGGCCGAAGGTGTCTACTACAACACCGCAGCCGTCATCGACGGTAACGGCAACTACCTCGGCAAATATCGCAAGACACACATCCCGCACGTCGCGCCCGGTTTCTGGGAGAAGTTCTACTTCCGCCCCGGCAATCTCGGTTTCCCGGTCTTCGACCTGGGCTTCTGCAAGATCGGCATCTACATCTGTTATGACCGCCACTTCCCCGAAGGCGCGCGTGCCCTCGGCTTGAACGGTGCCGAGATCGTCTTCAACCCATCTGCCACTGTCGCCGGCCTGAGCGAATACCTCTGGAAGCTCGAACAACCCGCGCACGCCGCCGCGAACGGATACTTCGTCGGAGCCATCAACCGCGTCGGCACCGAAGCACCGTGGAACATCGGCGAGTTCTATGGCCAAAGCTACTTCTGCGACCCGCGCGGCCAGATCGTTGCCCAAGCCTCACGCGACAAGGACGAGGTGCTCACTGCCGACCTCGATCTCGACAAGATCGCAGAGGTACGCAAGACCTGGCAGTTCTACCGCGACCGCAGACCTGATATGTACGGAGAACTCGTCAAACCCTAA
- a CDS encoding menaquinone biosynthesis family protein: protein MTVASAAVREITIAHSPDSDDAFMFYGLATNKVRVAGYKFTHTLTDIETLNRRAIDEAFYDVTAISFHAYPYLQDKYTLMACGGSVGEGYGPMIVAPRKLTLDAMKKTRIAVPGTLTTAYLTLKLFAPEVETAVVPFDKIIPAVVAGEFDAGLIIHEGQLTYANNGLVKLLDLGQWWRDETNLPLPLGGNAIRRSLGKETMLTTTNALRDSIQHALDNREAALDYAMQFARDLDPTLANRFVGMYVNERTLNYGEDGREAIRKLLEMGHERGIIPIRADVDFVG, encoded by the coding sequence ATGACCGTCGCCAGCGCCGCAGTTCGAGAGATCACCATCGCCCACAGCCCAGACTCCGATGACGCCTTCATGTTCTATGGGCTGGCGACGAACAAGGTCCGCGTCGCGGGCTACAAGTTCACCCACACCCTCACCGACATCGAGACCCTCAACCGCCGCGCCATCGACGAAGCCTTCTACGACGTCACCGCCATCTCCTTCCACGCCTACCCGTACCTTCAGGACAAGTACACCCTGATGGCCTGCGGCGGCAGTGTCGGCGAGGGCTACGGCCCCATGATTGTCGCCCCTCGCAAGCTCACGCTCGATGCGATGAAGAAGACGCGCATCGCCGTCCCCGGCACGCTGACCACTGCCTACCTCACTCTGAAGCTCTTTGCGCCCGAAGTCGAAACCGCCGTCGTACCTTTCGACAAGATCATCCCTGCCGTCGTCGCGGGCGAGTTTGACGCCGGCCTCATCATCCACGAAGGCCAGCTCACCTATGCCAATAACGGCCTGGTGAAGCTGCTCGACCTCGGCCAGTGGTGGCGCGACGAAACCAACCTGCCGCTCCCGCTGGGCGGCAACGCCATCCGTCGGTCTCTCGGCAAAGAGACGATGTTGACCACAACCAATGCGCTGCGGGACAGCATCCAGCACGCACTCGATAATCGCGAGGCGGCACTCGACTACGCGATGCAGTTTGCTCGCGACCTCGACCCCACGCTGGCCAACCGTTTCGTCGGTATGTACGTCAACGAGCGCACGCTAAACTATGGCGAAGACGGCCGTGAAGCCATCCGCAAGCTGCTTGAGATGGGACACGAACGAGGCATCATCCCCATCCGCGCAGATGTGGATTTCGTCGGCTAA
- a CDS encoding biotin transporter BioY has protein sequence MNSTLSHSGIAQRTESFTQTLPGKATLAVAATALVAVCAHISFPLPFTPVPLTLQTFAVILVGLALGPVVGFSALALYLLEGAAGLPVFSPQGAGGIAQLVGPTGGYLFAYPLAAAAAGWLVRTLPGINSRFTRATIASVGATAVIFAFGAGWLAYFDHLSTIAVWTLAIVPFLPGEVLKIAAASGIYSTLQRTKRS, from the coding sequence ATGAACTCCACGCTCTCCCACTCCGGCATCGCCCAGCGCACCGAGTCGTTCACCCAGACCCTTCCCGGAAAGGCCACGCTCGCCGTCGCCGCCACGGCACTGGTCGCCGTCTGCGCCCACATCTCCTTCCCACTCCCCTTCACCCCCGTCCCTCTGACGCTCCAGACCTTCGCCGTCATCCTCGTCGGCCTCGCACTCGGCCCCGTCGTCGGCTTCTCCGCCCTCGCGCTCTATCTCCTCGAAGGCGCCGCCGGACTCCCGGTCTTCAGCCCGCAGGGAGCAGGCGGCATCGCCCAGCTCGTCGGTCCCACTGGCGGTTACCTCTTCGCCTACCCGCTGGCTGCCGCCGCCGCAGGCTGGCTCGTCCGCACCCTGCCCGGAATCAACTCCCGCTTCACTCGCGCGACCATCGCCAGCGTCGGAGCCACCGCCGTCATCTTCGCCTTCGGCGCGGGCTGGCTGGCCTACTTCGACCACCTCTCCACCATCGCCGTCTGGACACTCGCCATCGTACCGTTCCTGCCCGGCGAAGTCCTCAAGATCGCAGCCGCCTCCGGCATCTACAGCACGCTCCAGCGCACAAAGCGCTCCTAA
- a CDS encoding FtsB family cell division protein: protein MSLVSRVRLERWYGQALDGGWRKVATGAAALLALMMGYHVIFGQNGLTAYQQKRVEYHRLQGEMRQLQQENDQMKAHVGRLQSDPNAIEHQAREELHYTRPGEVIYTMPAAPAPAAK, encoded by the coding sequence ATGAGTCTGGTTTCGCGAGTTCGGCTTGAGCGGTGGTACGGGCAGGCGTTGGATGGCGGCTGGCGCAAGGTTGCGACCGGCGCAGCGGCGTTGCTTGCGCTGATGATGGGATACCACGTGATCTTCGGGCAGAACGGGCTGACGGCTTACCAGCAGAAGCGGGTGGAGTACCACCGGCTGCAAGGGGAGATGCGGCAGCTCCAGCAGGAGAACGACCAGATGAAGGCGCACGTGGGGCGGCTCCAGAGTGACCCGAACGCGATCGAGCACCAGGCGCGGGAGGAGCTCCACTACACGCGGCCGGGCGAGGTGATCTACACCATGCCGGCGGCTCCTGCTCCTGCGGCCAAGTAG